The genomic segment TAGAGAAAACTTTACTAGAAAATAAAAGATTGCTAATATTGGAATCAACTTACTTGAACTTCATTAATTACAAAACAGGTCCAAATATTTCTTCTTTTGCAATTTTCATGTCATCCTGCCAAATGTGTTAACAAGATGtgacatgatttatatttgatCGCAGCGTTCATCATATGCAAGAGTCATAGTTTTAACATTTTTACAGTGACGTTGATGAATATGGTTGGCTCGATGAAATAACCCTTCCTATCCAATGCGTTGCCCCCAGTTAACAACGTTGCCCCCTCCCTCTTTCCATGTTCAATGTATGAAAGTACTCTTGCAAACTGTTTTTTGTCGACCTGCAGCAGGTAAACAGCACGTTAAAGGACAAGTGGTAAACGAAGTAAATGATAGCAACAACAGCATGTTAAACGAAATTTCAAGTGCATACTTGTGGTCCATGTCAAGTATTTGGATCAAAAGGATCGCCAACCACCCATGTTTTGTCTATCTGCTCCAGTTTCTTGACAAACTTATCGTAAATTCCTTCTTGGATGAAAAGGCATGATCCAGACACACAAATTTCTCCCTGAAAGCGATAAGAAACTATAAGAAACTATCTCATTGATTATATTGAAAACATAACAAGGAAAGACGGTGTGGAATTCAGTTTAACTTGTTGTATATTGCTCCAGCAAAAGCAAGTGGTGCAACTTTATCCACATCTACATCATCAAATACTATAAAAGGCGATTTGCCTCCGAGTTCTAGCGAGACAGGTTTCAAATTGCTTGTAGCTGCAGCTTGCATTATTAGACGTCCTACTTCTGTCGACCCTGTGAAACTTATCTGTAAGAACACATTATAAACGGGTGACATTAGCCATTGCAGTATGCTAACTGTTGGACATAGTTGCTAATTACCACGGTAGCCTATTCGTTTGTCCTCCTGTTGGAAGAACAACGATTTTCACCATTTGTATGATTTCTAGGTTTATCTATTGAGGATATCTAGGCTGTGGCGAAAGGGAGTTCATCCGCTTTGTGAGGATTACCGATGACCAGTGACTCGAGTCCTGGTTGCTGCAGATCCGCTTCCGCTATGGAAAAATCCCTAAGTTTCCTAAATAGTACTTACTGATCGAAATACTATACTAACTTTTGTTTATACCCCACTATCAGTGTTTGGAGCCACCTTTGTGCAAAGCAGGTCCATCGACACCTCTTTGCTGGAATATTACACTCATAGATAGGTAAATTATTTTATGCGTCCATGCTATATGCTGAATCTCCTTGACTTCTTCGGGTGTTTAGTTCTTTATATATTGACTCTCCTTTAGTGAAAATCCTCATTCCGCTACTCTATGTTTTATAACTTTCATGGCCAGTTGGGAATTACCTTATCGACATCCATATGAGAGCTAAGTGCAGCAACCGCAGTATGTCCAAATCCTGTTACCACATTGATCACTCCATCCGGAATTCCTGCCTGATTCAAGAAGGTATACAACCAAGAGAACATAGCGTTCAGCGACATAAAATCATCTGACAAATCAAGCAGTTCACCGTGCAGTCAATGACGGATGGAGCATTTGAGCTACGGTTTCAACTGGTGTCAGTATTTTTGACATGGAACACACATATATGTGTGTGAAAAATCAGAAAATTTTAACATACGTTACATTCTGAACGGATAGTTACTAAAGTATAGTAAATTCAGTGTTAAGAACGTTAAAAGTTGAATACGTCCAATTTAAATCTTAGATCCACCTCTGAGTGTTGATGATACCTGCTTAGCCAAATAAGCATAATATAGAGCCGAAAGAGGAGTTTGCTCAGCAGGTTTAACAACCATGGTGCAACCAGCAGCTAATGCAGGGGCAACCTTACACGCAAACATCTGGCTCGGGAAATTCCAGGGAATAATATGTCCAACAACACCAATTGGTTCGAGCGATGTGTATCCTTGTATCTCTCTTGACATCTTGAGAGTCGTTCCATGAAATTTATCTGCTGCACCAGCATAATAACGGAGCATTTCCGCTACATTCAGTACTTCTCTTGTCTTAACAGCACTAAACAACTTTCTTGCATCCAAGGCTGCTATTTCCTCCACATGTTCTAGAACTAAGTCCGCAAACTTCAGCATTATCCTTCTCCTCTCCTGAATTTAAGCAGTTCCAATACTAACACGAAAGTACAACatttgaaattaagaaaaaaacagaCACAACTTATGACATAGGAATCGTGAGTTATCCCATACATTGAACTGTCGGTATCAAGACAAGTTTGGAATACTGACTCAGCGTAGACTAGTCTATTCAGGAAATCATACGTAAGGTAATGCATATTACCTGATCATCATTTGTCTAGGGGAACAAGGATAATACTACCCAATACTATTTCAGACGCAGAACAAGATTTTAACACTTGTACTAAATTTTCCTCTTTCCAAAGTCTAATGTGAACATCATCGAAATGAAACTACCAACTTCCTGTCCTGCTGGCTATAATGTGAACATCATTAATAAAACTTGTGTTTTATCATCATCGTGTTGTTGTATTCTCTTCTTATTTTAGATCAAGAAGGATTTACTAGCATTAAACATGGAACTGTATGGACAAAATAAGATTGACATTTTCCATCATCGATCATTTGATAGTCTTTCAGTTTACTACAACTAGGTGTTGATTACCAAAGCAAGGAACACTTATTGCTTACATGAAGTTACCTTGGGTGCTAAGCGAGGCCAAGGGCCATTGTCGAAAGCTTCACGTGCAGCTTTGACAGCCAAATCAACATCATCCTTGTTACCTTCAGCGATTCTTGCAATCACCTCCTCATTTCTTGGATCTATCGTTTCAAACGTATTTCCTGCAGAGTAAATTTCCAACTTTTTGTTCAGTCCAATAAACACTTTGTTTTACGCGTATTATATCTGTTTCAATGCTCTATCCAAACGCGTAACGGCCGCCAAGTAAGGTCTAAAGACCTGATTATAGGTCCACGTGAGATCGTTGTAGGAACATATAAACTTCGAATCCTGAATCCACCTCTACTGAAACACTTAACTGCTTTATTGTAATATCAGCTTTGCCATACTTACATTTTCCTCCGTCTCAATTTAggtgtcttactttcctttttgaTCTGTCCTAAaaagagtatcttcttctatatttAGTAAGTTTTCAGTATCTCCTTCTATATTTAGTAAGTTTTCCAATTCCAACATATTACATGACAAGTTTAAGACCACAACATTTTAAGGACTACACACATCTTTAGTTTAAGATTTAGTTCTATTCCAATCTATGTTGCTAGGACTATTCAAAAATATCGTTAGGTGTGTGTCAGACTATCTCTACATGTACgataacatttttgaagagtccgaccAACGTATATTCCAACATCAAACTTTCCAttagtaatatataaaaaaatagagcTAAGAGAAAACTGATAAGAATATGAAACTTGAAACAGAATCCACAAATTCTCCATTAATGAAGAGCTTTGTGAAAATCTTTGGAATCTTGAAGTTGATTTCTGAATTATCTTTAGATTgcaccatttttttttcttttgatgccAAAAATCTTAAAGAAATCGGCTTGTTATTATTGTCACGTTGCAATATGGtcatatatagagaaaaaatttgaaaaatattttattaaaaaatttcttaaaaatgagaaaaataacttGTTTTATTAAAAGTAGGAAGACAAAATTACGACCCTGTAAATGGTTTTATAAATTTGTCTTGTTTTAACCctcctcatatttttttttttgaagtgatTCATGACTTACGGGGTTGATAGTACCAATCCTCGAGGTGTTCAGGAGCGATTTATCTCATTAGTTGGGTTCTTGAGTTTTAATAAGGTTAAGCCCGATTTCAAGTGGTGgatcccaacatatatatattgatgCCCAAAGCTTTTTAGGTTCCGCCTAGAAATTACAGCACTCAGCTATCTTCTTGGTTTACTGGGTGCTTTTACAAAtcttataccaatttttatacaattcTTATATAATTGTACCTAATATGCGATAGATTTAACGGGTACTGGAGCACCAAAAGCTCCGCACTTGCCGATCACGGTTAGCCTTCAATCAAGACAACCTTAGATTAGTGTTTTCAATAGGCTCAAAACGTGCTTTTTAGTCAAGTTACACATTTGATTTGTTTTTGGGGATTTCCAATAAATTTTAGTGTTTTCAATAGGCTCAAAACGTGTTTTTTAGTCAAATTAcatatttgatttgtttttttgggattttcaataaatttcaaggatctatttaaaattttgaatattttagataattaatttaatcagtaattaatcaaaatcataatttatttactTGTATGATTAATACAAAATCAATGATTATGGGTGACAAGAAGATAGGCTAAATGCAGTAGAGTAAGTAATGGGAcaaattgagatttttttagattctttttcGAATTGCTTATGTATTAGTTATGTGTAATGGGAGTAATGGGGAATGGAGTCCCATATAGGAAGCGGCAAGCATCTATGCGAACCAGTGTTGTTTGAGGGGTCAAAATCAATCAATTGTCTGTTTCGAATGGGTTGTCCCTATTTGCTAGCATGATTGGACAGATTTGCAATTATACCTAAATTGTTGAAAATCTTAGTTAATGATAATACTCTCACTTGATAAGTTGGGTTTATTTTGGAATTGATAATATCCTGGCATAAAGCATGAAATGTTTTGCTTAATTTTATTGTTAATTTATGATCAGACGTGCACGCTTGCACATCATGCATTTCCTTTCATATGGGGTCGGAGTATACGTCTGCACATTATTATCTATTATTGAGATtggagtgcacgcctgcacatTATTATCTATTATTAGGGTTGGAGTGCACGCTTGCAcgatatatttattgggatcaaAGTGTGCGACTGCACAGTACATAGACCTTGTGAGTCATCCAAGTGTACTAACCTCGAAGCCATTGTTTGATAGGTGTGTACACAGCATATACATCACTTACATTTATTTCTGGTTCATACTGAGTAGGTGTATTTGCTGATTTTGCATTATTTATTGAGTACTTGAATATATGTTACTTGATTCACTGCTTTGAGAATTTTATGGATTGTGTTATGATATCCTTATATCTATTAAACTTGATTATTCTGTTGGATTAGGGCGGCTTTCCTCAGTGCAGGTTGTATGGTTGTTTTACAGAATTGACGTGGTGTTACTCGTCACCACTTTGAATTAGGATCTGTCGATGATGCTTGTTGAGTACACGTGTTAGTTGTTACCGTACTCAgtcttgctttttcttcactttatgTGCAGGTACCGATCAAACGACATTGATTTCTGTGATTTCTTCTGTGTTAGCATCTTTACAGATTCGAGGTAGTTGCTATTGTTTTCAGAGACCACTGAAATCTCCTCCACCCTTATCTTTATGCTTTTCCACATTTTGAGATACTCagactttttattttattattttattttatttttatatttaaagacTTGTATTAGTGACTATCAGACTTGGgattatttatgttttgactatACTAGTCTATTAATCTACTTTGAAGATTATTcggattttattatgttcttattttcttcagCTTCTATGCATTTGGATTGTTGTGTTTGGGATTGGGTTATTGGCTTACCTATTACGGAGAGTTGGATAGGTATCATCACCATCTCAATTTTTGGACCGTGACAACAAGCAAGTTTCACAAATAACATTTCATATTGATTATGTTCTTCCACATTCAACACACCTCATCTTTCTTCCGAACACCATAACCTTACCCTCAACTCCGAAAAAGTGACTTCCGAGAGTCAGAAGTATTAAAGGAATGACCATAAGAATGGGAGCATCAAAAACAGATCTAAGTACATAACTCAACATTCAATCAAGTGTACTATTTAGTCTTTTTTGAGCTTGGGTGCACCTAATAAGATTGGATGAAAATATATACGTAAAATACCTAGTTTGACAAAAAGATCATGAATTCACGTGCACCGTAAAATAGGCAATAAGTCCACCCATGCCCATGCTCACCGCCTCACCCACACCTCCCAAATAATATTTATCTAAATTATGTACAAAtactttaaaattatatttttgtttacgtatcaaatattaaaaaaaaatcaaaaattctcTTATTCTTCAAAAACATTTTCCTCAATATTGAACACACCCTCTAAGAGAAGCATCAATCACATAGTATGACCAAATATTTCTTATGCACTTTTATCTAGTCAAGTTTTCATCAACCAACTAAATATTATTAGAAAACTATTTTGAGGAAATGTAATTTTCTATATTAATATACTTCTATGGTACCAAACACATACAACATATTATGTAACTTGGTCATACaaagattttcctttttttgtgaTATTAGTTAACGATGAGTTTGTCATAATTAAAGTTGCTATTTTCTTGTAGGCTTTTTAGTACTAACGAACTAATAAAAAACAACTTAACGTATCAACGTGAGTTGTGGTAAAATGATTGAGATTTTGTTATTGTTAATCAGAAGTTTCGAATACGAGAACGGGAGAGTGAAAAATTTTGTTTAGAACGACATCTTAATTTTAGATTTCTAGCTAATCCGCACGTCCTAATTTACGTCAAAGAAATTTGAACTACCAAGTTAAATGTACTTTTAATTTgactataaatttatttatagatttcttacatattttaagtgaaattatatatatataaactacgCAAAAAATTTGTCTCGCATGAATTGAAACAatgagaatatttatttttaacaaaaggaTATTATCCTAATAAAATAATGTTGAATACAATAGACCCTCGTAGTTGAGCCTTTCCTCGAACACTACACATAGCACGAGCTTTAGTCCACCTAACTGCCATTTAAAATGCAAACTGTGCAACTAAGTGTAAATTTTCCCCATATACTCTTGATTTTGGATCTTGATCTTATTTGGGCCATCTGTTAACATTTTATATACTAATAATTAGGGTAACTTACATATATTCCTGAATCCTTAAGTGGTATTATATGAAATCTCGACTATTTTATTAATTCCATTTTAACCCAGTTTTTTAAAATGGTGATAAATATGttatatggtgatacatataaaaaagtgatacatttaaaactaacaagatatttatttaaggaaataacagattttcttttattcatggcattcttttatttaaggaaagatatctaatttttctccaCCAGTTACTCATTCAAGCTATTTTTTTTCAAAGGTTtcctttcctaaaatatctctttaattatcaacaattaaattatcttccttcctgatttttttctcttccattaatgcttaaatcatcttcattcctgattttttctcctccattaactCATGCAactatttttttcctctcctaaaatctcttccattttctttaaaaaaatctattgatacatatataaggctttttagttattcatatatgtttattcttttaaaggtgactcatatgaataataaatatgatatcattatatgaatattatggtgactcatacgatagatacattttgtatgattttaacagGTGATACATATGattttaatgggtgatacatattgtattatggtgattcatatggtagatataattatttatttcaattattgggtgattcatatgatattaatgggtgaatATACGGtcttatggtgattcatatggtagatacaattatttattccaattattgggtgattcatatatatggtattatggtgattcatatggtagatacaattatttattccAATTATTgaatgattcatatgatattaatgggtgatatatatggtattatggtgattcatatgatagatacaattatttatttcaattatttggtcattcatatgttattaatgaaaggtaatggtgCAGTTAATGtaagaaacaaaagtaataatattttttaaaaaaaaactaaaaacagaattgaaacataattaaaattaaatctaaaaaaaaatagactaaaattaaagacgaaaaaagagaaaaaagaagaaaaaaaacatatctttcataattaaagacgaaaaaaagagaacaacaacaacaacaaacccagtgtattcccacctagtggggtctggggggtaagatgtacgcagtccatacctctacctctgaagaagtagaaaggctgtttccgatagacccccggttcaaggcatgagataccacacaaacacatagtaaagcacagcacaagattacataacataaatacggcacccataagtaatataaaacagaggaaagcacacagattcgtaataaaacatggaacacggactcataacaggaataaaacccccaccaagtaattccctacactagcgactcaaactggccctagtcctctgccctaattcgcgtcctccagaccttcctatctagggtcatgtcctcggtgagctgtaactgctccatgtcccgcctaatcacctcaccccagtacttcttcagcctacccctaccccgcctaaaaccatccaacgctagcctctcacacctacggaccggggcatccatgcccctcctcttcacgtgtccgaaccatctcaatcgggcttcccgcatcttgcactccactggagtcacaccagccttctcccggatagtctcattccgaactctatcccctctagtcaaagaaacataattaaaacacctaaattaaatctaaaaaaaagagaaaaattagatatcttttcttaaataaaagaatacaatgaatgaaagagaatctattattttcttaaataaatatctttatcagtttcaaatgtatcaatttttttatatgtatcaccttataacatatgtatcaccatttcaaaaatcgggataaaatataattaataaaataattgaaattttatataatatcacttaaagattcaggaATTTATGTAAGTTAATTATGGCCTAAAAAAGCTCAAAATCCAAATGGGAAAATTTGGTcaaactgaactttttctatagCCAAAAaacaaagtataaataacataaataccaacccctTTAAAAGTGAAGTATTTACactctctctcacttttttaattactttactcccTCTCCCTagtaatatacataacatagccgacatatacatagtattttgtgtatatgttgaaatttttgtaatatgtttagggagttgagattttttataatatttaaaacataagttgtgtatttgtgtaatttttagaaaagcAAAGGCaccaaaacaacaaaaacaaactgTACCTCAAAGAATAAAAGTTTTATTGTTTGATCATATATGGTATAACATGAGAATACTATGGCAATAGTAATAAAAATCTAATATGTTGGCACTTTGTTTTCTGCAAATTTACAGCCAAGGAGAGTTGTAAATAGGAGTAGCTACAGATTTAACTTGAAGATACTTATGAAGTCCTTCCATTCCCAAATCTCTTTCAAATCCACTGCTTTTGTATCCTCCATACGGACAATCCGCATCGAAAGCAAAGTAACAGTTTATCCAGATGACACCAGCACGTATCGATCTTGAAACTGTGTTAGCAATGTTCAAGTCATTGGTCATTACACCTGCTGCTAGTCCATAATTTGTACAGTTAGCTCTCTTGATCACCTCCTCTACCGTCCTGAAATTCATCGAGATGTTGGTTtatgttgtgtatatatataccgATACTGTTAAAGATTTTTTACACCATCGGAAAGTCTGTTATACGCTTTGGAAATGCTGGTAAGGGAGTGAACTTACTTGAACTTCATTACTGATAAAACAGGTCCAAATATTTCTTCTTTTGCAATTTTCATATCGTCCTGCCAAAAGCATTATGAAGATGTAAGTGGAATCTCGGGAGGGTGGAGTGTACGCTGAGTTGttgaccttacccctacctcgtggaggtagagaggccGTTTTAGAAAGAGCAAGTAAAACAAATCTACGTAGTAATGAAAAGGTAAAACGACAGTGAGaaaacataaaaggaaagcaaTGCTGAGCATAAACAACGGTAACAACAACCAAATAAAACGATTATAAAAGCAAGAAACTACATGAATATGACTAATACTACGATAGACACGGTGCTCCAGTCAACCAAGGCTAATCTAGTCGAAAAGAAACACAAGATGTAAGTAATCCACGACCTCCATGCCCTCCTATCTATGAAAGATGTAAGTAACAAAATGTATATTTCATCTCAACATTCAAAATGCAACGATGATAATTTAAAAATGCTTACTTCAACATCAATGAATATGGTTGGCTCGATGAAATAACCTTTCCTATCCAATGCCTTGCCTCCGGTTAGCAATTTCGCTCCCTCCTTCTTGCCATGTTCAATGTATGAAAGTACTCTCTCGAACTGTTTTTTATCAACCTGCATCCAGGAAACAGTGAGTTAAGAGTATACACGGTGAAATATCATCGCAATTTTGGTGATGACAAGTCGAAAACATCTTAAAAGAACAGTTCAATGTATAATACTTGAGGTCCTTGATGAGAATTTGGATCAAAAGGATCGCCAACAACCCATGTTTTTGCCATCGCTTCCAATTTCTTGACAAATTTATCGTAAATTCCTTCTTGGATGAAAAGACGAGATCCAGCCACACAAATTTCTCCCTAGAAAAGAAACAAAAGCGAGGAATTAACGACACAAATCTACCTGACTAATATGTGTGAAACATAAGGAATGAGAATAAAAAGGTTACCTTGTTGTATAGGATTCCGATAAGAGCAAGTGGTGCAACTTTGTCAACATCTACATCATCGAATACTATAAAAGGCGACTTCCCTCCCAGCTCTAGCGAGACAGGTTTTAAATTGCTTAACGCTGCAGCCTGCATTACTAGTCGTCCAACTTCTGTCGAGCCTGTGAAGCTTATCTGGATAAACACACATTACAAATCGGTATGATTAGCCAATGCAGTACAAATATGTACAGATATGTCGATCAGGAATCACCTTGTCTACGTGCATATGCGAGCAAAGTGCAGCACCAGCAGTAGATCCAAATCCTGTTACGACATTGATCACTCCATCGGGAACACCTGCCTGTTTTGCAAAAACAGGAAACACAGTACTATTTCAGTGTCGTCTACTGAACTGACATGATAGTTTCGTGCACATGAGAACGAAACATTACCTGCTTAGCCAAGTGAGCGTAGTATAGAGCGGAAAGAGGAGTTTGTTCAGCAGGTTTGACAATCATAGTACAACCGGCTGCTAGCGCAGGGCCAACCTTCAGAGTAAACATCTGTGTCGGGAAATTCCAAGGAATAATGTGTCCGACAACACCAATTGGCTCGAGCAAAGTGTACCCTTGTATCTCGCGTGACATTTTAAGAGTCGTCCCATGAATTTTATCGGCTGCACCAGCATAATAACGAATAGTTTCTGCTGCTGACGGGATTTCCATGTTCTTTAAAGGAGCAAATAACTTTCCTGCATCCATTGCATCCAATGCTGCAATTTCCTCTGCATTTTCTACGATTAAGTCCGCGAACTTCAGCATTATCCTTCTCCTCTCCTGAATGTAACCGCAATGCAAAGTAAGACGACGCAAACTTGAATCTAAGCAGTTACAAAATCAACTCAAAAGTAGGTTAATTGAAGCGTTAGATTTCTCATATGCTAACTTTCTGAGATGATAACTATTAGCTCCTGTCTTAGAAATGATTCAGTTAGCTAGTTGATTTCTCATATGCTGACTTTCTGAGATGATAACTATTAGCTGAGTGACCATCTGAGAAATCAACTCGCTAACTGAATCATCTCTAAGACGGGACTATTAGGAACGGGAACCTGGATAGTGCGGAATTTAGCCCAACAATGTTATGATGACAATAACAAAGACAATAATAACGAAAAGTTCAGAAAGTAAAGGAGACACAAATTTAACCTGGTTCGATCTAATATATAACAATTAGGATAAACAATATTGTGGTCTACCACCATTTGACTAAGGGAACAAGGTAAACACAAGGAATATTAACAACATTAAGCTAAGAAATACAAAAtcattttaaatttgaaaacaatttaatTTAAACTTCATATTTTAGGCTTCATGAGTAATTATATAGCCATAGAAATATTACTAAAATGTTTAAAGACCATAAATGTTTCACAAGTGTTATTACTACACAAATGTTATAGCACGTTCAAGAACAACTAGTTCTAACATCTTTCTTTCTTAAGCTATCGTTTGACCATAGATTTACGATCAGATTCTGaagatttattttcaaaatatgtttgtttatgaaattttatccgattttgaaaaaaaaaaaattcaaaatattttcgaGTCAATTTTTGGGAGAAGTTTCACTTCACTCACAAAAACGTCAAAATTTATCCAAGCAAAATACATGTCCAAACACAACTTTTAAGTTCTCAAAAATCACACCTTCAAAAACTTCTTTTTATGACATTATTATGATGTAAACATAATCCCTTTGTGTAAGCAATATTGTAGCTTATATTAAAGTTAATGGAAATAGGAATAAAAAACCTCTTTTGTACTTT from the Capsicum annuum cultivar UCD-10X-F1 chromosome 9, UCD10Xv1.1, whole genome shotgun sequence genome contains:
- the LOC107841038 gene encoding aldehyde dehydrogenase family 2 member C4-like (The RefSeq protein has 3 substitutions, 2 frameshifts compared to this genomic sequence), with product MVESNGNLENHVQIPKIKFTKLFINGEFVDSVSGNTFETIDPRNGEIIARISEGDKEDINLAVKAAREAFDNGPWPRLAPSERRRIMLKFADLIVENAEEIAALDAMDAGKLFAPLKNMEIPSAAETIRYYAGAADKIHGTTLKMSREIQGYTLLEPIGVVGHIIPWNFPTQMFTLKVGPALAAGCTMIVKPAEQTPLSALYYAHLAKQAGVPDGVINVVTGFGSTAGAALCSHMHVDKISFTGSTEVGRLVMQAAALSNLKPVSLELGGKSPFIVFDDVDVDKVAPLALIGILYNKGEICVAGSRLFIQEGIYDKFVKKLEAMAKTWVVGDPFDPNSHQGPQVDKKQFERVLSYIEHGKKEGAKLLTGGKALDRKGYFIEPTIFIDVEDDMKIAKEEIFGPVLSVMKFKTVEEVIKRANCTNYGTSSGCNDQCLEHCYTVSRSIRAGVIWINCYFAFDADCPYGGYKSSGFERDLGMEGLHKYFQVKSVATPIYNSPWL